A genomic segment from Campylobacteraceae bacterium encodes:
- a CDS encoding DUF4156 domain-containing protein, translating into MIKKVLGISIFGLGIIGLGGCAAKQVSQEASIIEIVNEKPNMKNCKYLGEIVGSQGNWFTGDFTSNKDLVIGARNELRNEAHKLGANIVYIQDMKNTNKFHSLGTTNTTAIGKAYKCNY; encoded by the coding sequence ATGATAAAAAAAGTATTAGGTATTAGTATTTTTGGCTTAGGAATAATTGGATTAGGTGGATGTGCTGCAAAACAAGTTTCACAAGAAGCTAGTATTATAGAAATAGTTAATGAAAAACCCAATATGAAAAATTGTAAATATTTAGGAGAAATTGTTGGTTCACAAGGAAACTGGTTTACAGGTGATTTTACTTCTAATAAAGATTTAGTTATTGGTGCCCGAAATGAACTTAGAAATGAAGCACATAAACTAGGTGCAAATATTGTATATATTCAAGATATGAAAAATACAAATAAGTTTCATTCTTTAGGAACAACAAATACAACTGCTATAGGAAAAGCGTATAAGTGTAATTATTAA
- a CDS encoding SpoIIE family protein phosphatase — MKKYDSIKKTSLKVIIPFSIVLFFSFPGLIYYVSGSFSSIKKNTAEILVVKQRMESIYIDYSKQAKNRKNLFIRGFRKKDLDKYSKKIEKSSAQIYKEMDILFKDPLFDKYTSALHKIKKSHIFLIQKYYESIDVYVYDNFDYHNADELTRGHGKEIGQNILDIINLIQSDLTKKTEDKYSDLTNKLLYLSLIILLGYSIVMYYIIRGILNPLTRITKLSSYLSYINTNHLEDYKEYEKDKNDEIGDLITTFNKFSNTIVDYNKNLQSKILQRTAELDYANEQLLRINKNLTDAMDYSSLLQDAIRPHKLLLSILYEDGFLTWKPKSKVGGDIYFIDVLNKDENKSLVMCIDCTGHSISGAFVTMIVKSIQHELINKLNNKKMEISPGKILGYFNRRIKDILQQYNNTSKSNAGFDGGILYIDKRAGLLKYAGAMMNLIILDEKNCARWITSNRYSVGYPSCKYDYEYEETLITFKKEIKVYLTTDGVVDTISEKKELRFGKKRLLNMINKNHHKIFKEQKNIYTSILDAYRGKYEVVDDICFIGLKIKKNVLKEAGEKNNE, encoded by the coding sequence ATGAAAAAATATGATAGTATCAAAAAAACGTCCTTAAAGGTTATAATACCTTTTTCGATAGTTCTTTTTTTTAGTTTTCCTGGGCTTATTTATTATGTAAGTGGCAGTTTTAGTAGTATTAAAAAAAATACAGCAGAGATACTTGTTGTTAAACAAAGAATGGAATCTATTTATATTGATTACTCCAAACAAGCTAAGAATAGGAAAAATCTTTTTATAAGAGGTTTTAGAAAAAAAGATTTAGATAAATACTCTAAAAAAATAGAAAAATCATCTGCACAAATTTATAAAGAAATGGATATTTTATTTAAAGACCCACTCTTTGATAAATATACATCCGCTTTGCATAAAATTAAAAAAAGCCATATTTTTTTAATACAGAAATATTATGAATCTATTGATGTTTATGTTTATGATAATTTTGATTATCATAATGCAGATGAATTAACAAGAGGACATGGAAAAGAAATTGGTCAAAACATATTAGATATTATTAATTTAATTCAAAGTGATTTAACCAAAAAAACAGAAGATAAGTATTCTGATTTAACAAATAAACTTCTTTATTTATCTTTAATTATTCTTCTAGGATACTCTATTGTAATGTACTATATAATTAGAGGTATTTTAAATCCACTAACAAGAATCACTAAATTATCCTCCTACTTATCCTATATAAATACGAATCACTTAGAAGATTATAAAGAATATGAAAAAGATAAAAATGATGAAATTGGAGACTTGATAACAACCTTTAACAAGTTTTCAAATACTATTGTTGATTATAATAAAAACCTTCAATCTAAGATTTTACAAAGAACGGCAGAGCTTGATTATGCCAATGAACAATTGCTTCGAATTAATAAAAACTTAACAGATGCGATGGATTATTCAAGTCTTTTACAAGATGCGATTCGACCACATAAATTACTCCTTTCTATCTTGTATGAAGATGGTTTCCTTACTTGGAAACCCAAAAGTAAAGTGGGTGGAGATATTTATTTCATTGATGTTTTAAATAAGGATGAAAATAAATCTCTTGTAATGTGTATTGATTGTACTGGTCACAGCATTTCAGGAGCATTTGTAACAATGATTGTTAAATCAATTCAACACGAACTTATTAATAAACTAAATAACAAGAAAATGGAAATCTCTCCAGGGAAAATTCTAGGATACTTTAATAGAAGAATTAAAGATATTTTACAACAATACAACAATACATCAAAATCAAATGCAGGTTTTGACGGAGGAATTTTATATATTGATAAAAGAGCTGGTTTATTAAAGTATGCAGGTGCAATGATGAATTTAATTATACTGGATGAAAAAAACTGCGCAAGATGGATTACCTCAAATCGTTATTCTGTAGGTTACCCCTCTTGTAAATATGACTATGAATATGAAGAAACGTTAATTACTTTTAAAAAGGAAATAAAGGTTTATTTAACTACGGATGGAGTTGTAGATACAATTAGCGAAAAAAAAGAGTTGAGATTTGGTAAAAAAAGATTATTAAACATGATTAATAAGAATCATCATAAAATATTTAAAGAACAAAAAAATATTTATACATCAATTCTTGATGCGTACAGAGGAAAGTATGAAGTAGTGGATGATATATGTTTTATTGGCTTAAAAATTAAAAAAAATGTATTAAAGGAAGCAGGAGAAAAAAATAATGAGTAA
- a CDS encoding DUF2141 domain-containing protein codes for MSIVSLNATQLNITVDNINVKKAGNIAVYIFGVKGYPKVHKEALFHQIIKVREYKENFTFEIEDNIKDLSIKVHHDENSDGKVSKNWTGIYPKEGLGFSKKQEVSMFGPPNYKNSKLTLEEFQEKINISLIYP; via the coding sequence ATGAGTATAGTTAGTCTAAATGCTACACAGTTAAATATTACAGTAGATAATATTAATGTAAAAAAAGCAGGAAACATTGCTGTTTATATTTTTGGGGTTAAGGGATATCCAAAAGTACACAAAGAAGCTCTGTTTCATCAAATAATAAAAGTAAGAGAATATAAAGAGAACTTTACTTTTGAGATAGAAGATAATATAAAAGACTTATCAATAAAAGTGCATCATGATGAAAACAGTGATGGTAAAGTTAGTAAAAATTGGACAGGTATTTATCCTAAAGAGGGATTAGGTTTTTCAAAAAAACAAGAAGTTTCTATGTTTGGACCGCCAAACTACAAAAACTCTAAATTAACACTTGAAGAGTTTCAAGAAAAAATAAATATATCTTTAATCTACCCTTAG
- a CDS encoding GNAT family N-acetyltransferase — translation MEIKIVNLESIELKKLLQEHHEDMLKHSPLESVHALDMSSLKSSDITFWTLWINDELAGCGALKKLNEKHAELKSMRTSQHFLRKGVASKLLRHILKMAKIQAFEKISLETGTMKAFDPALQLYQGFGFKECEPFSDYKEDPYSIFLTLVID, via the coding sequence ATGGAAATTAAAATAGTCAATCTTGAAAGCATAGAGCTTAAAAAACTATTACAAGAGCATCATGAAGATATGCTGAAACACTCTCCCTTAGAAAGTGTGCATGCTCTTGATATGTCTTCTCTTAAATCATCAGATATTACTTTTTGGACGCTTTGGATTAATGATGAATTAGCTGGCTGTGGAGCGCTAAAAAAACTGAATGAAAAACATGCTGAGCTTAAATCCATGCGTACCTCTCAACATTTTTTGAGAAAAGGTGTTGCTTCTAAATTATTAAGGCACATTTTAAAAATGGCAAAAATACAAGCCTTTGAAAAAATAAGTTTAGAGACGGGTACTATGAAAGCTTTTGACCCTGCTTTACAATTGTATCAAGGTTTTGGTTTTAAAGAATGTGAGCCTTTTTCAGATTATAAAGAAGATCCTTATAGTATATTTTTAACCTTAGTTATTGACTAA
- a CDS encoding Crp/Fnr family transcriptional regulator → MNTFFEALNYITEIPNKELELLKNISQIKHVKKGELFLRQGEKSSELAFVIKGLFRLTYLSEDGKEFTKSFLLENDFLVSYSALIENRESYFSIEALEDSEIVVINYHLWKKLFENKICWHKLLITILEKAFCKKEKREREFLLYNAQERYESFLISYPNLENRIRQHVIASYLGITPVALSRLKNKNN, encoded by the coding sequence ATCAATACTTTTTTTGAAGCATTAAATTACATTACAGAAATTCCAAACAAAGAGTTAGAATTATTAAAAAATATTTCTCAAATAAAACATGTAAAAAAAGGAGAGCTTTTTTTAAGGCAAGGCGAAAAATCATCTGAATTGGCTTTTGTGATAAAAGGATTATTTAGGCTTACATATTTAAGTGAAGATGGAAAAGAATTTACGAAAAGTTTTTTACTTGAAAATGATTTTTTAGTTTCATACAGTGCGTTAATAGAAAATAGAGAATCTTATTTTTCAATAGAAGCTTTAGAGGATTCAGAAATAGTTGTTATTAATTATCACTTGTGGAAAAAGTTGTTTGAAAATAAAATTTGTTGGCACAAGTTATTAATTACTATTCTCGAAAAAGCTTTTTGTAAAAAAGAAAAAAGAGAAAGAGAATTTTTGCTTTATAATGCACAAGAAAGGTATGAATCTTTTTTAATTTCATATCCTAATCTTGAAAATAGAATTAGACAACATGTCATAGCCTCTTATTTAGGTATTACCCCTGTTGCTCTTAGCAGGTTAAAAAACAAAAATAATTAA
- a CDS encoding PepSY domain-containing protein: protein MNRIMRLWHIWGSVISLFAIVIFFTTGYFMKIRRDAPLVMPSGLSAKNEQGKKLKYQHLLTHEEILTAVMAEPKMGVKSWDDIYHLDWRPKKSMVKVKANNLMEAQVNTVTGEVEVVSKRNYDWISRLHAGEMVGPNQNMNEESKLDLTYYFLISSFIFLFLIISGVYLWLKKMKTIGWKSLLSARGLHLWLTPIIVLPLLITALSGLVLQAKHYLPESFSPNDEYKQIKTAAVIVPKIEIPEFLKILKTDEAAKEANIKSWKDVWRVYTYPRSGHMVARVYNKHDIGYEVRINSVTGEVQRAIPRYTDWIEDIHEGRFFENKNFRWMSWGVFLSIQFIFILSFISGLILLIRYLGKKSKSKRKKRKKRKRSKKK from the coding sequence ATGAATAGAATAATGAGATTATGGCATATTTGGGGATCAGTAATTAGTTTATTTGCTATAGTGATATTTTTTACAACTGGCTATTTTATGAAAATACGAAGAGATGCTCCCCTTGTAATGCCAAGTGGATTAAGTGCAAAAAACGAGCAGGGGAAAAAGCTTAAATATCAACATCTTTTAACACACGAAGAGATTTTAACAGCGGTTATGGCTGAACCTAAGATGGGTGTAAAATCTTGGGATGACATTTATCACCTAGATTGGCGTCCAAAAAAATCCATGGTTAAAGTAAAAGCCAATAATCTAATGGAAGCACAAGTTAATACTGTTACTGGTGAGGTTGAAGTAGTTTCAAAAAGAAACTATGATTGGATTTCAAGATTACATGCAGGTGAAATGGTTGGACCCAATCAGAATATGAATGAAGAGAGTAAGCTAGATTTAACTTATTATTTTTTAATTTCTAGCTTTATTTTTCTTTTTTTAATTATTAGTGGCGTTTATTTATGGCTTAAAAAGATGAAAACAATAGGATGGAAAAGTTTATTAAGTGCAAGAGGCCTACATCTTTGGTTAACACCTATTATCGTTTTACCTTTATTAATAACGGCACTTAGTGGTTTAGTTTTACAAGCAAAACACTATTTACCTGAATCTTTTTCTCCCAATGATGAATATAAACAAATTAAAACAGCTGCAGTTATTGTTCCTAAGATTGAAATACCAGAGTTCTTGAAAATTCTAAAAACAGATGAGGCTGCAAAAGAAGCAAATATTAAGTCATGGAAAGATGTATGGAGAGTTTATACCTATCCCCGCAGTGGTCATATGGTAGCTCGAGTTTATAACAAACATGATATAGGGTATGAGGTCAGAATTAATTCTGTTACAGGGGAAGTTCAAAGGGCAATTCCTCGATATACGGATTGGATTGAAGATATACACGAAGGGCGTTTCTTTGAGAATAAAAATTTTAGATGGATGAGTTGGGGAGTGTTTTTAAGTATTCAATTCATATTTATTCTTTCTTTTATAAGTGGACTAATTTTGTTAATAAGATATTTGGGAAAAAAAAGCAAAAGCAAAAGAAAAAAAAGAAAAAAAAGAAAAAGAAGTAAGAAAAAATAA
- a CDS encoding TetR/AcrR family transcriptional regulator produces the protein MNINETTTRKSVRGRPKTLDCKETVDIAMLEYWLDEKNSISLNEICRRVNVSKPGIYREFGNEDGLLEAVLLKYEKDVSSGLLKILTLNESFKQILEKIVMYVTSKKEDKKAAKGCLLVKLQDSKINMGPKTQKQILSMQNKFLQAYKECILNAKEKGQLKTNITTELAVDYLNTQINNAALLLMQGKEEKQVKEILTLSFSILS, from the coding sequence ATGAATATAAATGAAACTACAACACGTAAAAGTGTGAGAGGACGACCCAAAACGTTAGACTGCAAAGAAACCGTAGATATCGCAATGCTTGAATATTGGTTGGATGAAAAAAACAGCATCTCTTTAAATGAAATTTGCAGACGAGTAAATGTTTCTAAACCAGGAATTTACAGAGAATTTGGAAATGAGGACGGTTTACTTGAAGCCGTACTTTTAAAATATGAAAAAGATGTTTCTTCTGGTTTATTGAAAATATTGACGCTTAATGAAAGTTTTAAACAAATACTTGAAAAAATAGTAATGTATGTAACTTCAAAAAAAGAAGATAAGAAAGCTGCAAAGGGCTGCCTTTTAGTAAAATTACAAGATTCAAAAATAAATATGGGACCAAAAACGCAAAAACAAATTCTTTCAATGCAAAATAAATTTTTGCAAGCTTATAAAGAATGTATTTTAAACGCTAAAGAAAAAGGTCAACTAAAAACAAATATTACAACAGAACTTGCAGTTGACTATCTTAATACACAAATAAATAATGCTGCATTATTACTTATGCAAGGAAAAGAAGAGAAACAAGTCAAAGAAATATTAACCTTGTCTTTTTCTATTCTTTCTTAA
- a CDS encoding DUF1987 domain-containing protein translates to MKYKTIFIEKTLHTPEINFDFQKGIFSIEGKSYSENTFEFYKQLLNTLETFFKDESNKRLKNIIFNFNLTYFNSSSSKALFDMFDLIDIFVQSQKEIDVNINWIYNQDDDSSKEDGEDFQDSFKSLNIQLIENKIDLKS, encoded by the coding sequence ATGAAATACAAGACAATATTTATCGAAAAAACCTTGCACACACCTGAAATAAATTTTGATTTTCAAAAGGGGATTTTTAGTATAGAAGGTAAATCATACTCTGAAAATACCTTTGAATTTTATAAACAACTGTTAAACACTTTAGAAACTTTTTTTAAAGATGAGTCTAATAAAAGATTGAAAAATATAATATTCAACTTCAATTTAACGTATTTTAATTCAAGTAGTTCCAAAGCACTGTTTGATATGTTTGATTTAATTGATATTTTTGTTCAGAGCCAAAAGGAAATAGATGTAAATATTAATTGGATATATAATCAAGATGATGATAGTTCAAAAGAAGATGGTGAAGATTTTCAAGATAGTTTTAAATCTTTAAATATTCAATTAATTGAAAATAAAATTGACTTAAAAAGTTAA
- a CDS encoding MBL fold metallo-hydrolase: MLMFHLNKKIFIVLFLSSLLLAGEPVWDANKVILKSEKITSGVYAYYPTNAKELEKKGLPVATSGGFIIGNKGILLIETMINKRLHKQVQQLIKKASNKTVLYAVNTSFHGDHSYGNMYLNKNTIIIQHQNAKNYIAKNFENDKKFMINTFGENRGIEEIVPTLPDILIQENSSISIDLGNKMVQIIDFGFAQTGGDLFIWLPDSKVLWSGNPIITFKPSVPWLLDGHLVETLRSLKKVYAFLPKDAKIIPGHGSIMKKEDLKWHINYLQTIKDEVTQAIKEGLSLEETVKRVSMEEFKGYALFGWVHPKLNIPAAYKDLSKK; the protein is encoded by the coding sequence ATGCTTATGTTTCATTTGAATAAAAAAATATTTATTGTTTTGTTTCTTTCCTCCTTACTGCTTGCAGGAGAGCCAGTTTGGGATGCGAATAAGGTTATTTTAAAATCCGAAAAAATTACTTCGGGTGTCTATGCTTATTATCCTACAAATGCAAAAGAATTAGAGAAAAAAGGTTTACCAGTTGCAACGAGTGGGGGTTTTATTATTGGAAATAAGGGTATTTTATTAATTGAAACCATGATTAATAAACGTTTGCACAAACAAGTACAGCAACTAATAAAAAAAGCAAGTAATAAAACTGTTTTATATGCAGTAAATACCAGTTTTCATGGAGATCATTCTTATGGGAACATGTATTTAAACAAAAATACTATAATCATACAACATCAAAATGCCAAAAATTATATCGCGAAAAATTTTGAAAATGATAAAAAATTTATGATTAATACTTTTGGAGAAAACAGAGGAATTGAAGAAATAGTTCCTACCCTGCCTGATATTTTGATACAAGAAAATTCAAGTATAAGTATAGACTTGGGAAATAAAATGGTTCAAATTATAGATTTTGGCTTTGCTCAAACGGGAGGCGATTTATTCATTTGGTTGCCAGACTCTAAAGTGCTGTGGAGCGGAAATCCAATTATTACTTTTAAACCTTCTGTCCCTTGGTTATTAGATGGGCATCTCGTAGAAACACTTAGAAGTTTAAAAAAAGTATATGCATTTTTGCCAAAGGATGCCAAAATAATACCTGGGCATGGAAGTATTATGAAAAAAGAAGATCTTAAATGGCATATAAATTATTTACAAACTATTAAAGATGAAGTAACACAAGCGATTAAAGAAGGTCTTAGTTTAGAAGAAACAGTGAAAAGAGTAAGTATGGAAGAATTTAAAGGTTATGCATTATTTGGCTGGGTACATCCTAAGTTAAATATACCTGCTGCATATAAAGATTTAAGTAAAAAATAA
- a CDS encoding nitronate monooxygenase codes for MNTWLTSTFGIKFPIILAPMFLVSNPSMLIKACEAGIMGCIPSLNFRTLKAFEEALIDLDMNCSGAYGINLIVNASNVFLKEHLILLEKYPPSFVITSLGNPKETIDKLASKGVRIICDVTELKYAKKVEALGADAIIAVNSGAGGHRGNIPASILIPLLKEHIKIPIIAAGGVATGSGILSMLSLGAQGCSIGSPFITCEEATVHQDYKEAVLQYGANDIVLSSKISGTPCTVINTPYQQKMGKELNFLEKLLMKNKYLKKYLKILTYYKGMKLIEKAAFSATYKTIWCAGPSIEFSNKIETIEKIVKRFMTEYELAKSKLYDK; via the coding sequence ATGAATACATGGCTTACTAGTACTTTTGGAATAAAGTTCCCAATAATCTTAGCTCCTATGTTTCTTGTTTCAAATCCTTCTATGCTTATTAAAGCCTGTGAAGCTGGAATAATGGGATGTATTCCTTCTTTAAATTTTAGAACACTCAAGGCTTTTGAAGAGGCACTTATTGATTTAGACATGAATTGTTCGGGGGCTTATGGCATTAATCTTATTGTTAATGCTTCTAATGTATTTTTGAAAGAACACCTTATACTTTTAGAGAAATATCCTCCTTCTTTTGTTATTACTTCTTTGGGCAATCCCAAAGAAACTATTGATAAACTTGCTTCTAAAGGTGTTCGTATTATTTGTGATGTTACAGAACTTAAGTATGCAAAAAAAGTTGAAGCTCTAGGTGCAGATGCGATTATTGCTGTAAATTCAGGAGCAGGCGGACATAGGGGGAATATTCCGGCATCAATTTTAATTCCTTTATTAAAAGAGCATATTAAAATTCCTATCATAGCAGCAGGTGGAGTTGCAACTGGTTCAGGTATTCTTTCTATGCTTAGTTTAGGGGCGCAAGGGTGCTCAATTGGTAGTCCTTTTATAACATGCGAAGAAGCTACTGTGCATCAAGACTATAAAGAAGCAGTACTTCAATATGGTGCTAATGATATTGTTTTAAGTTCAAAAATATCAGGTACTCCTTGTACTGTTATTAATACTCCTTACCAACAAAAAATGGGGAAAGAATTAAATTTTTTGGAAAAGTTATTAATGAAAAATAAATATTTAAAAAAATACCTAAAAATACTGACCTATTATAAAGGCATGAAGCTCATTGAAAAAGCGGCTTTCTCTGCTACTTATAAAACTATATGGTGCGCTGGTCCTTCTATTGAGTTTTCTAATAAGATTGAAACGATAGAAAAAATAGTGAAAAGATTCATGACAGAATATGAACTTGCTAAATCAAAACTCTATGATAAATAA
- a CDS encoding VTT domain-containing protein translates to MKELIRVFLIIASIFAISFIIIKVTGILTLEDIEEYLQEAKNISPLYVGLLISFLLFADLFIAVPTLSIIILSGYFLGFMLGAVFSIIGVFLAGFTGYIVSRYYGENILLFLIKEENKRLELIKTFNKHGFVMILLSRAMPIIPETTACLSGMTLMPFKKFTLAWSLSSIPYVLLASYAGSISSLQNPKPAILTAIFLSLFFWITWYFYHKRIKSKNNTK, encoded by the coding sequence ATGAAAGAGTTAATAAGAGTTTTTTTAATAATAGCATCCATTTTTGCTATTAGTTTTATAATAATTAAAGTTACAGGTATTTTAACACTAGAAGATATAGAAGAATATTTACAAGAAGCTAAAAATATATCGCCACTTTATGTTGGTTTATTAATCTCATTTTTGTTATTTGCTGATTTATTCATAGCAGTACCGACCTTAAGTATTATTATTTTATCTGGATATTTTTTAGGATTTATGCTGGGAGCTGTATTTTCTATAATAGGAGTGTTTTTAGCAGGATTTACTGGTTATATTGTAAGCAGGTATTACGGAGAGAATATCTTACTTTTTTTAATTAAAGAAGAGAATAAAAGATTAGAACTTATAAAAACCTTTAATAAACATGGTTTTGTAATGATACTACTTTCTCGTGCTATGCCAATTATTCCTGAGACTACAGCGTGTCTTTCTGGAATGACGCTTATGCCTTTTAAAAAGTTTACACTTGCATGGAGTTTAAGTTCTATTCCTTATGTCCTTCTTGCATCATATGCAGGGTCCATTAGTAGTTTGCAAAATCCTAAACCAGCGATATTAACAGCCATTTTTTTGTCTTTATTTTTTTGGATTACTTGGTATTTTTATCACAAAAGAATAAAGTCAAAAAACAATACTAAATAG
- a CDS encoding SDR family NAD(P)-dependent oxidoreductase: MENQTVLITGGTSGIGYEIVKLLQQNNTLIIISKDMLKLKKLSEQFKNIKIYQADLSNTSEIEVLSNTIIKDYKTINVLINNAGVQYHPTFLDEGFDYANIAKEITINFTSVCSLTYKLLPLLLNNPKASILNVNSGLALTPKTSSAIYCATKGALNIFTQALRYQLQKSNISVHQVFLELVDTKMSKGRGKNKISPENAAKQIIYGLEHNILDHDIGKVKLLRFLLRFFPSLAKNIMKKY; the protein is encoded by the coding sequence ATGGAAAATCAAACAGTGCTAATTACTGGTGGTACATCTGGTATTGGTTATGAAATAGTAAAATTACTGCAGCAAAACAATACCTTAATAATTATCTCAAAAGATATGCTTAAACTAAAAAAATTATCAGAACAGTTTAAAAATATTAAAATCTATCAAGCAGATCTTTCAAATACTTCTGAAATTGAAGTGCTTTCAAATACTATTATAAAAGATTATAAAACAATCAATGTACTTATAAATAATGCAGGGGTTCAATATCATCCAACATTTTTAGATGAGGGCTTTGATTATGCAAATATAGCTAAAGAGATAACTATCAATTTTACCAGTGTATGTAGTTTGACGTATAAACTCTTGCCTCTATTACTTAATAATCCAAAAGCAAGTATTTTAAATGTTAATTCAGGCCTAGCCTTAACGCCCAAAACGTCATCTGCAATCTATTGCGCTACAAAAGGCGCCTTAAATATTTTTACACAAGCACTTAGATATCAACTTCAAAAAAGCAATATAAGTGTTCATCAAGTATTTCTAGAATTGGTTGATACTAAGATGTCAAAAGGCAGAGGGAAAAATAAAATATCGCCTGAAAATGCTGCAAAACAAATTATATATGGACTTGAACATAATATCTTAGATCATGATATCGGTAAGGTAAAACTTTTAAGATTTTTACTTAGATTTTTTCCTTCTCTTGCTAAAAATATAATGAAAAAATATTAA
- a CDS encoding alkene reductase: MKINLFNPFKLNDTIELQNRVLMAPLTRCMADDDLVPTQAMADYYAKRADAGLIISEATIIRADGQGYPNTPGIYSIAQIEGWKKVTDAVHKNGGKIFAQIWHVGRVAHPFFTNSDVLAPSAVATEGSVPRMRNLTYQTPKALQLEEIKTLVKDYAKASTNAIEAGFDGVEIHGANGYLIDQFLHHEANIREDEYGQTPQNMSRFALEVVDAVIDAIGSHRTALRLSPAGYFNMKEDKRDKAVFDYLLETLQNKNLVYLHAGIFDDSMRFDSLEGKNFSEYLREGYKGTLVGVGAYTYKSAKDSINKKAFDLIAIGRPFIANPDYMYKIKNSIEVLEYKEEMLNELI; encoded by the coding sequence TTGAAAATAAATTTATTTAACCCTTTTAAACTAAATGATACAATTGAGTTACAAAACCGTGTACTAATGGCTCCATTAACACGTTGTATGGCAGATGATGATTTAGTTCCAACTCAAGCTATGGCAGATTATTATGCAAAACGTGCAGATGCAGGTTTAATTATTTCAGAAGCAACTATTATTAGAGCGGATGGACAAGGTTATCCAAATACTCCAGGAATATACTCAATAGCACAAATTGAAGGTTGGAAAAAAGTTACAGATGCTGTACATAAAAATGGAGGAAAAATATTTGCTCAAATTTGGCATGTAGGTCGTGTTGCTCATCCATTTTTTACAAATAGTGATGTTTTAGCACCCTCTGCCGTTGCAACAGAAGGTTCTGTTCCTAGAATGAGAAATTTAACCTATCAAACTCCCAAAGCCCTTCAACTTGAAGAAATTAAAACTTTAGTAAAGGATTATGCAAAAGCTTCTACAAATGCTATTGAAGCAGGTTTTGATGGGGTAGAAATACACGGAGCCAATGGTTATTTAATTGATCAGTTTTTACATCACGAAGCGAATATCAGAGAAGACGAATATGGGCAAACACCCCAAAACATGTCCCGTTTTGCACTAGAAGTTGTAGATGCCGTTATTGATGCTATTGGTTCACACAGAACAGCTTTAAGATTAAGTCCTGCTGGCTACTTTAATATGAAAGAAGACAAACGAGATAAAGCTGTTTTTGATTATTTGTTAGAAACATTACAAAACAAAAACTTAGTCTATTTACATGCTGGAATTTTTGATGATTCTATGCGTTTTGATTCTTTGGAAGGCAAGAACTTTTCAGAATACTTAAGAGAAGGATATAAAGGAACCTTAGTAGGAGTTGGAGCTTATACTTATAAAAGTGCAAAAGATTCTATTAATAAAAAAGCTTTTGATTTAATAGCAATTGGCCGTCCTTTTATCGCAAACCCTGATTATATGTATAAAATAAAAAACAGTATAGAAGTTTTAGAGTATAAAGAAGAAATGTTAAACGAGTTAATCTAA